One segment of Vallicoccus soli DNA contains the following:
- a CDS encoding arginase family protein — protein MRSQHLAQALHEGVARRGGGPCGAARRCGAGHGPPPRGRVRTPTVAPARPRVKGGPGPGPCGRTRSGRPRRSAPLAGPRPLAPTRGGRVGGPSGLLDEPGLARLVRRTRRAVTGARRAGLRPLLVGGDCAVVLDALAALRDEHGRAGLLMADGHEDAWPPRASTTGEASDSELGVALGLVPDPPRELREVGGVVAPSAVALLGLRDRDELDAAGVATLAAVVGTSVGAAHVPDRPGALVREALQRLDAPAWRLHVDLDVQRTGAFPAVGYPQPGGLTWDQLTELAVTAWRSPGCAGASVAVYDPDLDPDRRSARRPVDVLGELVGDPGAAGG, from the coding sequence GTGCGGTCGCAGCACCTCGCGCAGGCGCTGCACGAGGGCGTCGCGCGCCGCGGGGGCGGGCCCTGCGGCGCCGCGCGCCGGTGCGGAGCGGGTCACGGGCCACCTCCTCGAGGTCGCGTACGGACCCCGACCGTGGCGCCTGCGCGACCGCGCGTCAAGGGCGGCCCCGGCCCCGGGCCGTGCGGGCGCACCCGCTCGGGCCGGCCGCGGCGCTCGGCACCCCTCGCGGGGCCGCGGCCGCTCGCGCCGACGCGGGGTGGGCGCGTAGGGGGCCCGAGCGGCCTGCTCGACGAGCCCGGACTGGCGCGCCTGGTGCGCCGGACCCGCCGTGCCGTGACCGGCGCGCGGCGCGCCGGGCTGCGCCCGCTGCTCGTGGGCGGCGACTGCGCGGTGGTGCTCGATGCCCTGGCGGCGCTGCGCGACGAGCACGGGCGCGCGGGGCTGCTCATGGCCGACGGCCACGAGGACGCGTGGCCCCCGCGCGCGTCCACCACGGGCGAGGCGTCGGACAGCGAGCTGGGCGTCGCGCTCGGGCTGGTGCCCGACCCTCCCCGGGAGCTGCGCGAGGTGGGCGGCGTCGTGGCCCCGTCGGCCGTCGCCCTGCTCGGCCTGCGCGACCGGGACGAGCTCGACGCCGCGGGAGTCGCGACGCTGGCTGCGGTGGTGGGCACGTCCGTCGGCGCCGCGCACGTGCCGGACCGCCCCGGCGCCCTGGTCCGGGAGGCCCTCCAGCGGCTCGACGCGCCGGCGTGGCGGCTGCACGTCGACCTCGACGTGCAGCGCACCGGCGCCTTCCCCGCGGTCGGCTACCCGCAGCCGGGCGGCCTGACGTGGGACCAGCTGACCGAGCTGGCCGTCACCGCCTGGCGCTCCCCGGGCTGCGCGGGGGCGAGCGTCGCGGTCTACGACCCGGACCTCGACCCGGACCGCCGCAGCGCCCGGCGCCCCGTCGACGTCCTCGGCGAGCTCGTGGGCGACCCCGGCGCCGCAGGGGGCTGA
- a CDS encoding maleylpyruvate isomerase family mycothiol-dependent enzyme — MDVFAEIADERRAVADLLAGLSAEQLAAPSLCAGWRVHDVAAHLVLPLEVGVPTFLATVLVCRGDVDRANDRLTRRQARRPVDEIVDVLRRGAGSRFTPPGAGPEAPLTDLIVHGLDIRWPLGLSRDVPEERLRASLDFLVGRSARGIVARGRVDGLRFAADDLDWAHGDGPEVAGPADALALAVAGRGAALDALRGDGLPVLRARAA, encoded by the coding sequence GTGGACGTCTTCGCGGAGATCGCCGACGAGCGCCGGGCGGTGGCCGACCTGCTGGCGGGCCTGTCCGCGGAGCAGCTGGCAGCGCCCAGCCTGTGCGCCGGGTGGCGCGTGCACGACGTCGCGGCGCACCTCGTCCTGCCGCTCGAGGTGGGCGTGCCGACCTTCCTGGCGACCGTGCTCGTCTGCCGCGGCGACGTCGACCGCGCCAACGACCGCCTCACCCGCCGGCAGGCACGCCGCCCGGTCGACGAGATCGTCGACGTGCTGCGGCGCGGGGCCGGCTCGCGCTTCACCCCGCCCGGCGCCGGCCCCGAGGCCCCCCTCACCGACCTGATCGTGCACGGCCTCGACATCCGGTGGCCGCTGGGCCTGTCCCGGGACGTGCCCGAGGAGCGGCTGCGGGCGTCGCTGGACTTCCTCGTCGGGCGCTCCGCGCGCGGCATCGTCGCCCGGGGCAGGGTGGACGGCCTGCGGTTCGCGGCGGACGACCTCGACTGGGCGCACGGCGACGGCCCCGAGGTCGCCGGACCCGCCGACGCGCTGGCGCTGGCCGTGGCCGGTCGCGGCGCGGCGCTCGACGCCCTGCGGGGCGACGGCCTGCCGGTCCTGCGCGCCCGGGCGGCGTGA
- a CDS encoding TfoX/Sxy family protein, translating into MTRSAPARGAAGPAPAARDALVQRLREVLRPHGDVREVRMFGGVSFMVDEQLAVAAGRDGSLLVRTDPARYDDLLLRGGEPAWMGEDRPMGRGWLTVPRPRIEDDGDLAYWVGVGLDARAAPR; encoded by the coding sequence GTGACCCGCTCCGCACCGGCGCGCGGCGCCGCAGGGCCCGCCCCCGCGGCGCGCGACGCCCTCGTGCAGCGCCTGCGCGAGGTGCTGCGACCGCACGGTGACGTCCGGGAGGTGCGGATGTTCGGGGGCGTCTCCTTCATGGTCGACGAGCAGCTGGCCGTCGCCGCCGGGCGCGACGGCAGCCTGCTCGTGCGCACCGACCCGGCGCGGTACGACGACCTGCTGCTTCGGGGCGGCGAGCCCGCGTGGATGGGCGAGGACCGGCCCATGGGCCGCGGCTGGCTCACCGTGCCGCGGCCGCGGATCGAGGACGACGGGGACCTGGCGTACTGGGTGGGGGTCGGCCTCGACGCGCGCGCGGCGCCCCGCTGA
- a CDS encoding PspC domain-containing protein: protein MARSNLPAGSAWVRPRRRLIGGVCGAIARGTGLGTGTVRVLFVVSCVLPGPQVLLYLALWFLLPAE, encoded by the coding sequence ATGGCCCGCTCGAACCTCCCGGCCGGCAGCGCCTGGGTCCGCCCCCGGCGGCGGCTGATCGGCGGCGTCTGCGGCGCGATCGCCCGCGGCACCGGCCTCGGCACGGGGACGGTGCGCGTCCTCTTCGTCGTCTCCTGCGTGCTGCCCGGCCCCCAGGTCCTGCTCTACCTCGCGCTCTGGTTCCTGCTGCCCGCCGAGTGA
- a CDS encoding VOC family protein, with protein MPIKLENVGIAVRDLEAAIAFFTDLGLTVLGRDEVSGEWTDTAVGLDGNHARIAMLQTPDGHGRLELFQYLHPEAVEAGPTRPNQVGMHRVAFSVDDLDAALEVAARHGCHPLRGVATYEDVYRLTYVRGPDGIIVMLAEELRRG; from the coding sequence ATGCCCATCAAGCTCGAGAACGTCGGCATCGCCGTCCGGGACCTCGAGGCGGCGATCGCCTTCTTCACCGACCTCGGCCTGACGGTCCTCGGCCGCGACGAGGTCAGCGGCGAGTGGACGGACACCGCCGTCGGGCTCGACGGCAACCACGCCCGGATCGCGATGCTGCAGACGCCCGACGGCCACGGCCGCCTCGAGCTGTTCCAGTACCTCCACCCGGAGGCGGTCGAGGCCGGGCCCACCCGGCCGAACCAGGTGGGCATGCACCGCGTGGCCTTCTCCGTCGACGACCTCGACGCCGCCCTCGAGGTCGCCGCGCGGCACGGCTGCCACCCGCTGCGCGGCGTGGCGACCTACGAGGACGTCTACCGGCTCACGTACGTCCGCGGCCCCGACGGCATCATCGTCATGCTCGCCGAGGAGCTCCGGAGGGGCTGA
- a CDS encoding putative immunity protein — MILPAVRDPRFVTLRRGGTLTDADHHLLALWAATCAEHVLGLFERARPEDPRPRRAVEHARAWARGEVGMMQARAAGGHAMGAARDLAGAPRHAAYAAGQAAVVAHVAAHELGAAAYAIKAARAAAPAGTAEAAGRRECRWQREQLPAEVRELVLDDQRLRNALCWSVFDC; from the coding sequence ATGATCCTGCCGGCGGTGCGCGACCCGCGCTTCGTCACCCTCCGCCGCGGGGGGACCCTCACCGACGCGGACCACCACCTGCTCGCGCTGTGGGCGGCGACGTGCGCCGAGCACGTCCTCGGGCTGTTCGAGCGGGCCCGGCCGGAGGACCCGCGACCGCGGCGCGCCGTCGAGCACGCCCGGGCCTGGGCGCGCGGCGAGGTCGGCATGATGCAGGCCCGCGCGGCGGGCGGGCACGCCATGGGCGCCGCCCGGGACCTGGCCGGTGCGCCGCGCCACGCCGCGTACGCCGCGGGGCAGGCCGCGGTGGTCGCCCACGTCGCCGCGCACGAGCTCGGCGCGGCCGCGTACGCCATCAAGGCCGCCCGCGCCGCCGCGCCGGCCGGCACCGCCGAGGCCGCGGGGCGGCGCGAGTGCCGCTGGCAGCGCGAGCAGCTCCCGGCGGAGGTCCGCGAGCTCGTGCTCGACGACCAGCGGCTGCGCAACGCCCTCTGCTGGTCGGTCTTCGACTGCTGA
- a CDS encoding VOC family protein has protein sequence MAITDGRPDGYPTLTPFLVCSPAAEAVAFYEAVLGARVLSRMDGPDGNVLHAELALGDDGRLQLSDPLEAYGLVAPDPSAQAVTASTCVYVPDVDAVFAAAVERGARVREEPNTFVTGDRYASIVDPYGHRWAVMTRVEDVSPEEEERRLAEWAATQA, from the coding sequence ATGGCGATCACCGACGGCCGGCCCGACGGCTACCCGACCCTGACCCCGTTCCTCGTCTGCTCGCCGGCGGCGGAGGCCGTCGCCTTCTACGAGGCGGTCCTCGGCGCGCGCGTCCTCAGCCGGATGGACGGCCCCGACGGCAACGTGCTGCACGCGGAGCTCGCCCTCGGTGACGACGGGCGGCTCCAGCTCAGCGACCCGCTCGAGGCGTACGGCCTCGTGGCGCCGGACCCGTCCGCGCAGGCGGTCACCGCGTCGACCTGCGTGTACGTCCCCGACGTCGACGCCGTGTTCGCCGCCGCGGTCGAGCGGGGCGCGCGCGTGCGCGAGGAGCCGAACACCTTCGTCACCGGCGACCGCTACGCGTCCATCGTGGACCCGTACGGCCACCGCTGGGCCGTCATGACCCGCGTCGAGGACGTCAGCCCCGAGGAGGAGGAGCGCCGGCTCGCCGAGTGGGCCGCGACGCAGGCCTGA